From Antedon mediterranea chromosome 9, ecAntMedi1.1, whole genome shotgun sequence, a single genomic window includes:
- the LOC140058177 gene encoding uncharacterized protein gives MSSGLQTLLYVDLHCHHNTHPRSSTADLKKGSKNTNCPSTMFVIIKRTADCRGRNRSKDKHIGQGYPTIITLKWDHNHEVASADALRERDVSDGATEKLLELYRSGHSPSSALDTIKYDLQEAADRAHCPDLQSCYRVFYKEFRTHYGDTGGAKMMLFLDKKVQDFNENHNDECVKLETTCDGQTVIAICTPLMKRVHSMWKISKEMVFVDSSGNMDRQNCRVFLLLTHSPAGALPLGVLITSSESESTLTSAFKLLHSILPESAFFNASNGPGIFMTDDCTSLRLALHEVYPNSVLLLCHFHLLQAMWRWLWDSKHKIDKNDRPHLLNIFKAMVYAETEDDLHSMFKRTTEADATSLKYPGFVAHVNEIYERRVTWSLAHRKDLRTRGNNTTAYCEAAMRILKDKIFYRLKAFNICQLTDFVLTRLENYNVRKLTDIANNRLNSNNLISRFYPCPKDVSPDAVTKLGNCQEYTVKSGRENTYYNVNMDIGICTCPIGRTGAPCKHQAAIMHKYSIESSNFLPVQSVDMRKLFYTIATGGDAIDDHWFQPLRSGILQTDNCRNISVSSPKDASSTEEASSLEGTPH, from the exons ATGTCTTCCGG TCTGCAAACATTACTTTAC GTTGACTTGCACTGTCACCATAACACCCATCCACGATCCTCAACAGCTGACCTGAAGAAAGGTTCCAAAAACACCAACTGCCCGAGCACAATGTTTGTCATAATAAAGAGGACAGCTGACTGTCGTGGTCGAAACAG GTCTAAAGATAAACACATAGGGCAAGGTTATCCAACAATCATAACCTTGAAATGGGATCACAACCATGAGGTGGCAAGTGCTGATGCCCTTCGAGAAAGGGATGTAAGTGATGGTGCAACGGAGAAGCTTCTTGAGCTCTACAGATCAGGCCATTCACCATCATCTGCTCTGGATACCATCAAATATGATCTTCAAGAAG CTGCAGACAGAGCCCATTGCCCTGATTTGCAGTCCTGTTACAG GGTATTTTACAAGGAATTCAGGACACACTATGGGGACACCGGTGGAGCAAAAATGATGCTATTCCTTGACAAAAAGGTTCAAGATTTTAATGAGAACCACAATGATGAATGTGTAAAGCTAGAGACAACCTGTGATGGCCAGACCGTCATTGCTATTTGCACACCCCTTATGAAGCGAGTACACTCTATGTGGAAAATCAGTAAAGAGATGGTTTTTGTGGACTCCTCTGGCAACATGGATCGCCAGAACTGCAGAGTCTTTTTATTGCTGACGCATAGCCCTGCTGGTGCTCTTCCACTTGGTGTTTTAATAACATCTTCTGAGTCCGAGTCCACTTTAACATCTGCCTTCAAGCTGCTTCATTCAATTTTACCAGAGAGTGCTTTCTTCAATGCAAGTAATGGTCCAGGTATATTTATGACAGATGATTGCACATCACTTCGATTGGCCCTGCATGAAGTTTATCCTAATTCTGTCTTGCTGCTGTGCCATTTCCACTTGCTTCAAGCCATGTGGAGATGGCTGTGGGACAGCAAGCACAAGATTGATAAAAATGATCGACCCCATCTCCTTAACATCTTCAAAGCCATGGTGTATGCTGAGACTGAGGATGACCTACACAGCATGTTCAAAAGAACAACAGAAGCTGATGCTACATCCCTAAAGTATCCAGGCTTTGTAGCTCATGTGAATGAAATCTATGAGCGCAGAGTGACATGGTCACTAGCCCACAGGAAAGATCTGAGAACAAGGGGCAACAACACTACAGCTTATTGTGAAGCTGCCATGAGAATTCTCAAAGACAAAATCTTCTACAGGCTGAAGGCATTCAATATCTGTCAACTTACTGATTTTGTTCTGACCCGGTTGGAAAATTATAATGTAAGAAAGCTGACAGACATCGCCAACAATCGCCTCAACAGCAACAACTTGATTTCTCGATTCTACCCTTGTCCGAAAGATGTTTCCCCGGATGCTGTCACCAAGCTAGGAAATTGTCAAGAGTACACAGTAAAAAGTGGCAGGGAAAACACTTATTACAATGTGAACATGGACATTGGAATCTGCACATGCCCAATAGGTAGAACAGGTGCTCCATGCAAGCACCAAGCAGCTATTATGcacaaatacagtatagaaTCAAGCAACTTCCTCCCTGTTCAGTCTGTAGACATGAGAAAGCTTTTCTACACAATTGCTACTGGTGGAGATGCAATTGATGACCATTGGTTTCAGCCACTCAGGAGTGGTATATTGCAGACTGACAACTGCCGAAACATCAGTGTCTCCTCTCCAAAAGATGCCTCATCCACAGAAGAAGCCTCCTCCCTAGAAGGAACCCCTCACTAG